The following coding sequences are from one Humulus lupulus chromosome X, drHumLupu1.1, whole genome shotgun sequence window:
- the LOC133805715 gene encoding protein FAR1-RELATED SEQUENCE 5-like: MKRAGIKTSQIWNYMVEVHDGWENVGCIKDDLYKGICKKYSTWDDCDTSTAMGYLEAKKGSDNMFFYKYDVDKENRLKNLFWSDGTSQVDYQLFGDCLAFDSTYKTNRYGKPLVILLGSNNHDKTCVFGAALLDNETSTTYDWVLETFLECMGGKMPSAVLTDGCKAMNKALDNIKPGVPHRICSWHILKNAMHHVHNIAFHQELKKFIFRYYKEEEWEDNWKVTVKKYRLTGNAWVEAEYGTRKQWADTFLRGIYFGGATATGRCESMNAFLKRDLQNKIPLWMFIRHFDHALSMLRYNEMKEHYRTNLTEPVLNQTTMSCVEDEISSIFTREIFTRIRKEIRCGDNYIVLKDDKIPGYTLCLVKKYIGSGLKRKALISNDGDDVRCDSYSLETKGIPCRHIFISLKNLERRSLPICLVNRRWLKDAKEVQLLTQGNERKCPHPEVIENSRYGGVTTQTTITSYLATRAREAFQKAMKVISELNAELEKMPPDEELKHPQNDEGVFPNNILDSQIKKTKGRPTTTSLSKSFSRGAKKRKPKKSLLHCKYCGEVGHDSRNCPMQPKSTTKKNGHSKNKKKKINP; the protein is encoded by the exons ATGAAGAGAGCCGGAATTAAGACATCCCAAATTTGGAATTACATGGTAGAAGTTCATGATGGTTGGGAAAATGTGGGATGTATCAAAGATGACTTGTACAAGGGAATCTGTAAAAAATATTCAACTTGGGATGATTGTGACACGTCCACAGCAATGGGTTATCTCGAAGCAAAAAAAGGGTCGGACAACATGTTTTTCTACAAGTATGATGTAGATAAAGAAAATAGATTGAAAAATTTATTCTGGTCTGACGGGACTTCCCAGGTTGATTACcaattatttggtgattgttTGGCTTTTGATTCTACTTACAAAACCAATag GTACGGAAAGCCATTAGTAATACTACTTGGGTCTAATAATCATGACAAAACGTGTGTGTTTGGAGCTGCACTTCTTGATAATGAGACTTCGACCACATATGATTGGGTATTGGAAACATTTTTAGAGTGCATGGGTGGTAAGATGCCGTCAGCAGTTTTGACGGACGGTTGCAAAGCAATGAACAAAGCACTAGATAATATTAAGCCTGGTGTTCCACATCGTATTTGCTCGTGGCACATACTAAAAAATGCAATGCACCATGTACACAATATAGCATTCcatcaagaattgaagaaatttaTTTTCAG gtATTACAAGGAGGAAGAATGGGAGGATAATTGGAAAGTGACTGTGAAGAAATATAGATTGACAGGAAATGCATGGGTGGAAGCAGAATATGGCACAAGAAAGCAGTGGGCAGATACTTTTCTTCGTGGTATTTATTTTGGTGGAGCTACTGCTACCGGTAGATGCGAATCTATGAATGCATTCTTGAAAAGAGATTTGCAAAATAAAATACCATTGTGGATGTTTATACGACACTTTGACCATGCTTTATCTATGTTACGTTACAACGAGATGAAAGAACACTACAGAACTAATTTGACTGAACCGGTTTTGAACCAGACAACTATGTCGTGTGTGGAGGATGAAATTTCTTCAATTTTCACAAGGGAAATTTTTACAAGGATAAGAAAGGAGATACGGTGTGGCGATAATTATATTGTCCTAAAGGATGATAAGATACCAGGTTACACTCTTTGTTTGGTGAAAAAATATATTGGTTCTGGATTAAAGCGCAAAGCGTTAATCTCCAACGATGGGGATGATGTGCGATGTGATAGCTATTCTCTTGAGACAAAAGGAATTCCATGTAGacatatttttatttcattgaaGAATTTGGAGAGAAGAAGTTTGCCAATTTGTTTGGTAAATAGACGTTGGCTAAAAGATGCTAAAGAAGTTCAACTGTTAACTCAAGGTAATGAAAGAAAGTGTCCTCATCCTGAAGTTATTGAAAATTCTAGGTACGGTGGTGTAACCACACAAACTACTATCACGTCGTACCTTGCTACAAGAGCACGAGAAGCATTTCAAAAGGCTATGAAAGTTATATCAGAGTTGAATGCAGAATTGGAAAAAATGCCACCAGATGAAGAGTTAAAACATCCTCAAAATGATGAAGGAGTATTTCCTAATAATATTTTGGACTCTCAGATTAAAAAAACAAAAGGCAGACCAACTACAACCAGTTTATCGAAATCATTCTCTAGAGGTGCAAAGAAGAGAAAACCAAAAAAATCTCTATTACATTGCAAGTATTGTGGTGAGGTTGGACATGATTCAAGGAATTGTCCTATGCAGCCAAAGTCCACTACAAAGAAAAATGGTCATtcgaagaataagaagaaaaaaatcaatcCATGA